One region of Caldanaerobius fijiensis DSM 17918 genomic DNA includes:
- a CDS encoding sigma factor-like helix-turn-helix DNA-binding protein, with protein sequence MELKDIIEDILSKIPEMYAVPLKLYYIENMSVKEIGHVLALNDSTVKWRLYQGRSLFRKLAGEQLLSGYIRIRQAV encoded by the coding sequence ATGGAATTAAAGGATATAATCGAGGATATCTTAAGCAAAATTCCAGAAATGTACGCTGTACCGCTTAAGCTTTATTATATAGAGAATATGAGCGTAAAAGAGATTGGCCATGTACTAGCTTTAAATGACAGTACTGTAAAATGGAGGCTTTATCAGGGACGAAGTTTATTTCGAAAGCTGGCAGGAGAACAGCTGTTGAGTGGATATATTAGAATAAGACAAGCGGTGTAA
- a CDS encoding RNA polymerase sigma factor, translating into MVDENIINIVREAMQGSPEAFSKLVEVFTPMLRSIARCYLNEYFDIEDVLQDVWIKIYTNLDTLREPEKFKSWIAKIMRYHCIKACKTQRAIHGR; encoded by the coding sequence ATGGTAGATGAAAATATAATAAATATAGTAAGGGAAGCGATGCAAGGAAGCCCTGAAGCTTTTAGCAAACTGGTAGAAGTTTTTACGCCTATGTTACGGTCTATTGCCAGGTGTTATTTAAACGAGTATTTTGACATAGAAGATGTCCTGCAAGATGTTTGGATAAAGATATACACTAATTTAGATACCCTTAGGGAACCGGAAAAATTCAAGAGCTGGATCGCTAAAATAATGAGGTATCATTGTATCAAGGCATGTAAAACACAGCGGGCGATTCATGGTAGGTAG
- a CDS encoding Gfo/Idh/MocA family protein, whose protein sequence is MKNGKLQIGIIGCGGIANGKHMPALAKLKDMAEMVAFCDIIEERAIAAAQKYGTPDAKVYVDYKELLKDDSIDVVHVLTPNVSHCPITVDAFDAGKHVMCEKPMAASAADAKKMLDAAKRSGKKFTIGYQNRFRDEIQTLYRACRQGALGEIYFAKAHAVRRRGVPTWGVFTDKEKQGGGPLIDIGTHALDLTLWLMDNYKPKSVTGSVFYKLKDKPEGNMMGPWDPAKFDVEDSAFGFIKMENGATIFLEAAWALNTTDVREAATTLCGTEGGAEIKAGAFGRPELVFNSVKYGKLFEERPQSAPPIAYFGPNAETEGDREARQWLQAIINDTEPLVKPEQAFVVTQILEAIYISAQTGKTVEF, encoded by the coding sequence ATGAAAAATGGAAAATTGCAAATAGGAATTATAGGATGTGGAGGCATTGCAAACGGTAAACATATGCCTGCGTTGGCTAAATTGAAAGACATGGCTGAAATGGTAGCCTTTTGTGATATTATTGAAGAAAGGGCTATTGCTGCGGCGCAAAAATATGGAACGCCTGACGCAAAGGTATATGTGGACTACAAAGAGTTGCTTAAGGATGATTCCATTGATGTTGTCCATGTGCTTACTCCCAATGTATCTCACTGCCCTATTACTGTAGATGCATTTGACGCAGGTAAGCATGTGATGTGCGAGAAGCCTATGGCAGCTTCTGCAGCGGATGCCAAGAAAATGCTGGATGCAGCGAAACGCTCTGGCAAAAAATTTACTATTGGATATCAAAACCGTTTTAGAGACGAAATCCAGACATTGTATAGGGCATGCAGACAAGGAGCACTTGGAGAGATTTACTTTGCTAAAGCTCACGCCGTTCGTAGGCGTGGCGTCCCTACATGGGGTGTATTTACTGATAAAGAAAAACAGGGTGGAGGACCACTTATTGATATAGGAACTCATGCCCTCGATTTGACTCTATGGCTTATGGACAATTATAAGCCCAAGTCTGTCACAGGTTCTGTGTTCTATAAGTTGAAGGACAAGCCAGAAGGCAACATGATGGGTCCGTGGGATCCAGCTAAATTTGATGTAGAGGATTCTGCCTTTGGGTTTATCAAGATGGAAAATGGTGCGACTATCTTCCTTGAAGCTGCCTGGGCGCTTAACACGACTGATGTGAGAGAAGCTGCTACTACGCTGTGTGGTACCGAGGGCGGTGCTGAGATAAAGGCTGGTGCATTTGGACGGCCGGAGTTGGTTTTCAACAGTGTCAAATATGGCAAACTTTTCGAAGAAAGGCCTCAATCTGCACCACCAATAGCTTACTTTGGGCCGAATGCAGAAACAGAGGGGGACAGGGAAGCAAGGCAATGGCTGCAAGCGATTATAAACGATACTGAGCCATTGGTTAAACCAGAACAGGCTTTTGTGGTGACTCAGATTCTTGAAGCTATTTATATTTCTGCTCAGACCGGAAAGACAGTAGAGTTTTAA
- a CDS encoding sugar phosphate isomerase/epimerase family protein, translating into MKLCISSWSLRSEFGTDGIDMIEFIRLAKEEFGADAIELLPMHISPPTTPKPKGSFGGGEWEKMSEEERQAMFKRMMEHVRKIYKTRPTNLEEVKAALDKYGVKVMNMPLDYGDISNPDDETRKEDIEILKMWIDIAAFLGSKSVRVNTGFRSSEKDLNTIVSSYKELAEYGATKGVAVAMENHGGVSADPKNIVKIFEMVNHPNFRICPDFGNFDDDIRYEALDMIFDLNPILVHAKTYDFDEQGNQTRFDFGRCIEIAKKHGYDGYYSVEFEGQGDQFEGVRKTIALLRKYL; encoded by the coding sequence ATGAAATTATGTATTTCAAGTTGGAGTTTGAGAAGCGAATTTGGGACAGACGGAATTGATATGATTGAATTTATTCGCTTGGCAAAGGAGGAGTTTGGCGCAGATGCTATAGAGTTATTGCCCATGCACATTAGTCCACCCACGACTCCCAAGCCCAAGGGATCATTTGGAGGTGGTGAGTGGGAAAAGATGTCAGAAGAAGAGCGACAAGCGATGTTTAAAAGAATGATGGAACATGTGCGTAAAATATACAAAACGAGACCTACAAACCTGGAAGAGGTCAAAGCTGCACTGGATAAATATGGTGTAAAGGTTATGAATATGCCCCTTGATTACGGTGATATTTCCAATCCTGATGATGAAACAAGAAAAGAAGACATTGAGATATTGAAAATGTGGATTGATATAGCCGCATTTTTGGGTAGTAAAAGCGTTAGAGTTAATACAGGTTTTAGATCAAGCGAAAAGGATTTAAATACTATTGTTTCTTCTTACAAAGAACTGGCAGAATACGGTGCAACCAAAGGTGTTGCGGTGGCCATGGAAAACCATGGTGGTGTATCAGCAGATCCAAAGAATATTGTAAAAATTTTTGAGATGGTTAATCATCCCAATTTCAGAATATGTCCTGATTTTGGCAATTTTGATGATGATATCAGGTACGAGGCGCTGGACATGATATTTGATCTCAATCCTATCCTGGTCCACGCAAAAACTTACGATTTTGATGAGCAGGGTAATCAAACACGCTTTGATTTTGGCAGATGTATAGAGATTGCCAAGAAACATGGCTATGATGGATATTATTCTGTGGAATTTGAAGGACAGGGAGACCAATTTGAAGGAGTAAGAAAAACTATTGCGTTGCTTAGAAAGTATCTTTAA
- a CDS encoding AraC family transcriptional regulator codes for MKKVPEYYDLLPGYSFNFLVSLDYINNRFPMHRHNFFEIYVVISGHGKEVINGKEYYLQRGSLTFLLPWHIHEIFADPEEPLRLIRCNFGMEVVMEDINSHGGMAEIVYKHVYSDPSIQLPPDIAEQVITIFEGLLEEFRGDKPWKEILIKAKIIEVLVYFNRFRNKGSNPELPEEYRIVENSDISNLLPYIHFHCNQDITLSDLAEKFHCSETKLNEYLYSHTGLSFTDYLNEVRIRLACALLSNPELKISEISKIVGYKSMKTFYRAFKSLKGFSPEEFRQYYFTEEGRKEPFPFPSPLMWKIIHYIQLHYSEDLTLSDVAKKFHYSESSLSELCKRQTGQSFIDMLHEIRVFHACSLLLSTDMSVTDIGFEVGFNSSETFFRVFKKLKGVSPEKYRQKAKIFTEKINTNKYNCLSQA; via the coding sequence ATGAAAAAAGTGCCAGAATATTATGATTTACTGCCAGGATACAGTTTTAATTTTTTGGTCAGTCTGGATTATATAAACAATCGTTTTCCAATGCATAGGCATAATTTCTTTGAGATTTACGTCGTTATTTCTGGACATGGAAAAGAAGTTATCAATGGAAAAGAATATTATCTACAAAGGGGTTCTTTGACATTCCTCCTTCCCTGGCACATCCACGAAATATTTGCAGACCCTGAAGAACCGTTAAGGTTGATCCGGTGCAACTTCGGCATGGAAGTGGTCATGGAAGACATCAACTCTCATGGTGGAATGGCAGAAATTGTATACAAGCATGTATATTCGGATCCTAGTATTCAGTTGCCACCGGATATAGCTGAACAGGTTATCACGATTTTTGAAGGCCTCCTGGAGGAATTTCGAGGCGATAAACCTTGGAAAGAGATACTGATAAAAGCAAAAATTATAGAGGTTTTAGTATATTTCAATCGGTTTAGAAATAAAGGCTCAAATCCCGAACTGCCTGAGGAATACAGGATTGTTGAAAACAGCGATATATCAAATTTGCTTCCCTATATTCATTTTCACTGTAATCAGGATATTACACTGAGTGATTTGGCAGAAAAATTTCATTGCAGCGAGACGAAGTTAAATGAGTATTTGTATTCTCATACCGGTTTAAGCTTTACAGATTATTTGAATGAAGTGCGTATAAGGTTAGCCTGTGCTCTGTTGTCCAATCCAGAACTTAAAATATCTGAGATTTCAAAAATAGTTGGATACAAATCCATGAAGACGTTTTATCGAGCTTTTAAAAGTTTAAAAGGATTTTCACCAGAAGAATTCAGGCAGTACTATTTTACAGAAGAGGGAAGAAAAGAACCTTTTCCGTTTCCGTCTCCTTTGATGTGGAAAATCATCCACTACATTCAGCTCCATTATAGCGAAGACCTTACTCTTTCAGATGTAGCAAAAAAGTTCCATTACAGTGAATCTTCTCTAAGTGAGCTTTGCAAGCGTCAAACTGGTCAGAGCTTTATCGATATGCTCCATGAAATACGTGTTTTTCATGCCTGTTCGTTATTGTTATCAACAGATATGTCAGTAACAGATATTGGATTTGAGGTTGGGTTTAATTCCAGTGAGACTTTTTTCCGTGTTTTTAAAAAGTTAAAAGGGGTTTCTCCTGAAAAGTATCGGCAAAAAGCTAAAATTTTTACTGAAAAAATCAATACAAATAAATATAATTGTCTAAGTCAGGCATAA
- a CDS encoding GH35 family beta-galactosidase: MKQLPFIRKEKGIHTLYVDGEPYIVLGGEVHNSSSSSLEYMKEKVWPNLRGLNLNTVLVPVFWELIEPVEDSFDFKLVDGIIEQAREENVRLILLWFGLWKNGASTYVPGWVKKDYKKYFRARYPDNEASDTISPLCDAAVKADAKAFRRLMRHLREIDGDRNTVIMIQVENEIGFLGSERDFSDFANAEFEKPVPPEVAVSFGKSGNWSKVFGRDAAEYFMAYHYAKAVEKIAKAGTEEYPLPMYVNAWLEQFPERPGSYPSGGPIAKVMKMWKIAAPTIYLCAPDIYLPSFADICEEYTTNDNPLFIPEARRDATSAANVFYAIGKHNALGFSPFGIEDLFAPPSADSDSTSNNETGLYLAQSYKLLGSMMNIIHKYRGTDKMTGFLQNNNNGCIIPLSEYDLKLTYLQPEEGKPISGGIVIEVSENEFILAGMGFTAEFLPKRGEKAKVGYIRIEEGTFENNNWIRRRVLNGDEAMRISVGRYPGAIRVEMYKYE; encoded by the coding sequence ATGAAACAGTTACCGTTTATCAGAAAAGAAAAAGGGATACATACTCTGTACGTAGATGGTGAACCCTATATAGTTTTAGGTGGTGAGGTTCACAATTCTAGTTCATCCAGCTTAGAGTATATGAAAGAAAAAGTATGGCCAAATTTGAGAGGCTTGAATCTCAATACAGTCCTGGTACCTGTGTTCTGGGAGCTTATAGAACCTGTTGAAGACAGCTTTGATTTTAAGCTGGTGGACGGGATTATAGAACAGGCCCGGGAGGAAAATGTACGCCTTATATTATTATGGTTTGGATTATGGAAAAATGGCGCATCAACCTATGTTCCCGGATGGGTAAAGAAAGACTATAAGAAATATTTCAGGGCACGTTATCCAGACAATGAGGCATCGGATACTATTTCACCCTTATGTGATGCGGCGGTAAAGGCAGACGCCAAGGCTTTTAGAAGGCTTATGAGACATCTTAGAGAGATTGATGGTGACAGGAATACTGTTATCATGATCCAGGTTGAAAATGAAATAGGTTTTCTGGGAAGTGAAAGAGATTTTTCGGATTTTGCAAATGCAGAGTTTGAAAAGCCTGTTCCTCCTGAGGTAGCAGTATCTTTTGGTAAAAGTGGCAATTGGAGTAAAGTGTTTGGCAGAGATGCCGCGGAATATTTCATGGCTTATCATTATGCCAAGGCAGTAGAAAAAATTGCAAAAGCTGGAACGGAAGAATATCCATTACCCATGTATGTAAATGCATGGCTTGAGCAATTTCCAGAGAGACCAGGTTCATATCCCAGTGGAGGCCCCATAGCAAAGGTTATGAAGATGTGGAAGATTGCAGCACCTACAATATACCTTTGTGCACCTGATATATATCTGCCAAGCTTCGCAGACATATGTGAAGAGTATACTACTAACGATAACCCCCTGTTTATTCCAGAAGCGAGAAGAGATGCTACTTCAGCTGCAAATGTATTTTATGCAATTGGCAAGCATAATGCACTAGGTTTTTCTCCGTTTGGAATTGAGGACCTTTTTGCACCTCCTTCAGCTGATAGTGATAGTACCTCTAATAATGAGACAGGGTTATATCTAGCTCAAAGTTATAAATTGCTAGGAAGCATGATGAATATTATACACAAATACAGAGGAACCGATAAAATGACAGGTTTCTTACAAAACAACAATAATGGCTGTATTATACCTCTTTCGGAGTATGACTTGAAATTAACGTATCTGCAACCGGAAGAGGGCAAGCCAATATCTGGAGGAATTGTTATAGAGGTTTCAGAAAATGAGTTTATTTTGGCCGGAATGGGTTTTACTGCGGAATTTCTTCCCAAACGTGGCGAAAAAGCTAAGGTCGGGTATATAAGAATTGAGGAGGGAACCTTTGAGAACAACAATTGGATAAGGAGAAGAGTTCTTAATGGTGACGAGGCTATGAGGATTTCAGTGGGGAGATATCCTGGTGCAATTCGTGTTGAAATGTATAAATATGAATAA
- a CDS encoding ThuA domain-containing protein: MSIKVTVWNENLDEEYFEELMKSRPANWRQLPPEVEAQFRERLRKMFEEIRSVYPEGIHGALKRHLEEEEDFEVRTATLREPEHGLTEEVLNNTDVLIWWGHMAHDKVSDEVVDRIQKRVLSGMGLIVLHSGHESKIFKRLMGTTCSLKWREAGEKERLWVVSPNHPIVEGVGEYIELEHEEMYGEFFDIPDPDELVFISWYKGGEVFRSGCCWTRGYGKVFYFSPGHETYPNLHNEKVLRVIKNAIRWARPKANRTNLTSQNVNPLERLD; this comes from the coding sequence ATGAGTATTAAAGTTACTGTTTGGAACGAGAATTTAGATGAGGAGTACTTTGAAGAGCTTATGAAATCGAGGCCTGCGAATTGGAGACAATTACCTCCTGAAGTAGAAGCACAGTTCAGGGAAAGATTAAGAAAGATGTTTGAAGAGATAAGAAGTGTTTATCCTGAGGGTATTCATGGAGCATTAAAAAGACATCTGGAGGAAGAAGAAGACTTTGAGGTTAGAACAGCTACCTTGAGAGAACCAGAACACGGTCTTACAGAAGAAGTCTTAAACAATACCGACGTTCTGATCTGGTGGGGACATATGGCACACGACAAAGTTAGTGATGAAGTGGTAGATCGGATACAAAAAAGAGTTTTGTCTGGCATGGGACTTATTGTATTACATTCCGGGCATGAATCTAAAATCTTCAAACGTCTTATGGGAACAACCTGTTCTTTAAAATGGAGAGAAGCAGGAGAAAAGGAAAGACTTTGGGTTGTATCACCAAATCATCCGATTGTAGAGGGTGTTGGAGAATATATAGAATTGGAGCATGAAGAGATGTATGGAGAATTTTTTGACATTCCAGATCCAGATGAACTTGTATTTATAAGCTGGTATAAAGGTGGAGAAGTATTCAGAAGCGGATGTTGCTGGACGAGAGGCTATGGAAAAGTGTTCTATTTTAGCCCTGGGCATGAAACCTATCCAAATCTTCATAATGAAAAGGTTTTAAGAGTAATTAAGAATGCTATTCGTTGGGCAAGACCAAAGGCAAACAGGACGAATTTAACGAGTCAAAATGTAAATCCTCTTGAAAGATTGGATTAA
- a CDS encoding penicillin-binding transpeptidase domain-containing protein, with translation MLNKKRILWLLTLIFIGVVAITVRLGVIQIAEGPRYKAMATAQNTLDASIMPVRGEIKDRNGNPLAVNVSTGDIYAELNVINDRKMGKNYPEIFAEKLSNILGVKKDDILKQITQKDAVEVLIRRKVPEDIIKKIKQANLEGVRIVDSMGRNYPYDNFLSQVLGFTGIDNQGLNGIEAMFDKYLYGIPGRIITQVDAAGRILDNGTQKYYEATKGDDVILTIDEVIQHFAEEAVQKAYVDNNPENVIAIVVDPKTGEILALASRPDYNPNRPFDTSQKLWNSPAVTLNYEPGSVFKTITASIALDTATVGLSDSFYCNGYLNVAGRRINCWKPHGQETFVQGVQNSCNVVFMEVGERLGRATLYKYIYAFGFGQPTGVQLPGEEAGIIIPENKVGPVELATISFGQGISVTPMQMIYGFSAVINGGNLMKPLIVRKIVSSDGKVAKEYKPQIVRQVISKRTSDVMREILESVVSEGTGKNAFIPGYRVGGKTGTTQGYSKGHYVASFAGFAPVDDPKIAVLVVIDQPKGEGHMGGEIAAPVARDIIYNSLRYLGVKPVYKNDSAGNIELIMPDLINLTYKDAVSRISKLNLKYQVIGKGDTVAAQVPDPGTKVNQSETVTLILK, from the coding sequence ATGCTAAATAAAAAGCGGATATTATGGTTATTAACTCTTATATTTATAGGTGTGGTAGCAATAACTGTTCGCCTGGGTGTTATACAGATTGCCGAAGGACCCCGTTACAAGGCTATGGCTACTGCTCAGAATACTTTAGATGCTTCTATTATGCCCGTAAGAGGTGAAATAAAGGATAGAAATGGAAATCCTCTGGCTGTTAATGTTAGTACTGGAGATATATATGCCGAATTAAATGTAATAAATGATAGAAAAATGGGTAAGAATTATCCAGAAATTTTTGCAGAGAAGCTCTCTAATATATTAGGCGTTAAAAAAGATGATATTTTAAAGCAAATAACACAAAAGGATGCCGTGGAAGTTCTCATTAGGAGAAAAGTTCCGGAGGATATTATAAAAAAGATAAAACAAGCAAATTTAGAGGGTGTCAGAATAGTAGATAGCATGGGAAGAAATTATCCCTATGATAATTTTCTCTCTCAGGTATTAGGTTTTACCGGGATAGATAATCAAGGTTTAAATGGCATTGAAGCGATGTTTGATAAATACCTGTATGGCATACCGGGGAGAATTATCACACAGGTAGATGCTGCTGGCAGAATACTTGATAATGGTACGCAGAAATATTATGAAGCTACAAAGGGCGACGATGTAATATTGACTATTGATGAAGTTATTCAACATTTTGCTGAAGAAGCTGTACAGAAAGCTTATGTTGATAATAACCCTGAAAATGTCATAGCTATAGTGGTGGACCCGAAGACGGGGGAGATATTAGCTTTAGCCAGCAGGCCTGACTATAATCCCAATAGACCTTTTGATACATCACAGAAATTGTGGAATTCCCCGGCCGTTACGTTGAACTATGAACCGGGATCGGTATTTAAGACTATAACGGCTTCTATTGCATTGGATACAGCCACAGTTGGATTAAGCGATAGTTTTTACTGCAATGGGTATCTTAATGTAGCGGGCAGAAGGATAAATTGTTGGAAACCTCATGGGCAGGAAACTTTTGTGCAGGGTGTGCAGAATTCATGTAATGTAGTATTCATGGAAGTAGGTGAAAGGCTTGGACGGGCTACTTTATATAAATACATATATGCCTTTGGGTTTGGACAGCCTACGGGGGTTCAATTACCTGGTGAAGAGGCGGGGATTATTATTCCAGAAAATAAAGTGGGCCCTGTGGAACTGGCCACTATATCCTTTGGCCAGGGTATTTCTGTTACACCTATGCAGATGATTTACGGTTTTTCAGCGGTTATAAACGGAGGTAATCTGATGAAACCTCTTATAGTAAGGAAAATTGTGTCCAGCGATGGAAAGGTTGCTAAGGAGTATAAACCACAGATTGTAAGACAGGTAATATCCAAGCGTACTTCTGATGTCATGAGGGAAATTTTAGAGAGTGTGGTTTCAGAAGGTACTGGAAAGAATGCATTTATACCTGGCTATAGAGTGGGCGGGAAAACTGGAACAACCCAGGGGTACTCAAAAGGCCATTATGTGGCTTCATTTGCCGGATTTGCTCCTGTTGATGATCCCAAAATAGCTGTTCTGGTTGTCATAGATCAACCAAAAGGCGAGGGACATATGGGAGGAGAAATAGCTGCGCCGGTAGCTAGAGATATTATATATAATTCTTTGAGGTATTTAGGTGTCAAACCGGTATATAAAAACGACAGTGCAGGCAATATCGAGCTGATAATGCCGGATCTGATCAATTTAACATATAAAGATGCTGTATCCAGGATTTCAAAGTTGAATTTAAAATATCAAGTGATAGGTAAAGGTGATACAGTTGCAGCTCAGGTTCCCGACCCGGGTACTAAGGTCAATCAGAGCGAAACAGTTACGCTTATATTGAAGTAA
- a CDS encoding lysylphosphatidylglycerol synthase transmembrane domain-containing protein yields MSYLNKKNYIYILLTIFISFFTLYIIFKITNENSLVYLKRLDAKYISIIMAVIFSSLFIDTIRVSELLNAMGEDLPFWYLIKFNLSMFFITAVTPFGSGSLPLAIYLFNKKKIAPNKGLMIFTSKLLFSGIFFGTIPPILLIFFRKQIQMNGYILYFGLLASCISTFLLIVMIYIILKPEMVIAVIRWFNSLNLSKKYNLDRYCQIAIDETIEYNKRFKELFSVGNNFRLLSGQLVYSVVYWILFYSIAPIILIALKIHFNWFAVVARQFIFYDVLSYNFIPSGAGIMEVGFTAIFSHEVPKAMLGIFIGIWRFFTYHVYLLISSIGFSLTLREYSSQKV; encoded by the coding sequence ATGAGCTATTTGAATAAAAAGAATTATATTTATATTTTATTGACAATTTTTATAAGTTTTTTTACGCTTTATATCATTTTTAAAATAACAAATGAAAATAGCTTGGTTTATTTAAAAAGACTTGATGCTAAGTATATATCTATAATTATGGCTGTAATTTTTTCTAGTTTATTTATTGATACGATACGTGTATCTGAACTTTTAAATGCCATGGGAGAAGATCTTCCGTTCTGGTATTTGATTAAATTTAACCTTTCAATGTTTTTTATTACGGCGGTAACACCTTTTGGTTCAGGCTCATTGCCTCTGGCTATATATCTTTTTAATAAAAAGAAAATCGCACCCAACAAAGGGCTTATGATTTTTACTTCCAAGCTGTTATTTTCAGGGATATTTTTTGGCACAATACCTCCCATATTGTTGATTTTTTTCCGAAAGCAAATTCAAATGAACGGCTATATTTTATACTTTGGCTTATTGGCCAGCTGCATATCTACTTTTTTACTTATAGTTATGATATATATTATACTTAAGCCTGAGATGGTTATTGCTGTAATAAGGTGGTTTAACAGCTTAAATTTATCTAAAAAATATAATTTAGATAGGTATTGTCAGATTGCAATAGATGAGACTATAGAATATAACAAACGGTTTAAAGAACTTTTTTCGGTTGGTAATAACTTCAGGCTATTGTCAGGGCAATTGGTGTATTCCGTTGTATATTGGATACTTTTTTACAGTATAGCACCTATTATTTTGATAGCGCTGAAAATACATTTTAACTGGTTTGCTGTTGTAGCAAGACAATTTATTTTTTACGATGTGCTTTCTTATAATTTTATTCCCAGCGGCGCTGGAATTATGGAGGTGGGTTTTACGGCCATTTTTTCTCACGAAGTTCCTAAGGCGATGTTAGGTATATTTATTGGCATATGGAGATTTTTCACTTATCATGTATATTTGCTGATATCCTCTATTGGCTTTTCTTTGACACTTAGAGAGTACAGCAGTCAAAAGGTATAG
- a CDS encoding YkoP family protein: MKNVFLWLWMKWEKLYERIAGIVYISDENIFRIALKRYHGKNIELSDGTLLKKGDEYIELHLNNKLATSVLKDMSPLSMLKWVKSSLYGLAQFVKNEPYVRADVMMGLTIFGIKGIERFGFEIVELNKVESFLVSIYEGFLYAIFHGKTKALYSKNQAKKFKARRILMSRKVLLELYGDAR, from the coding sequence GTGAAAAATGTATTTTTATGGTTATGGATGAAATGGGAAAAGTTATATGAAAGAATTGCGGGCATAGTATATATTAGCGACGAAAATATATTTAGAATTGCTTTAAAAAGGTATCACGGTAAAAATATTGAATTATCAGATGGGACATTATTGAAAAAAGGAGACGAATATATTGAGTTGCATTTAAATAATAAATTGGCTACCAGTGTATTAAAGGATATGAGTCCTTTGTCGATGCTGAAATGGGTTAAGTCGAGTTTATATGGATTGGCACAATTTGTAAAAAACGAACCCTATGTGAGAGCAGATGTGATGATGGGTTTGACTATTTTTGGTATAAAAGGTATAGAACGTTTTGGTTTTGAGATTGTAGAACTAAATAAGGTTGAGAGTTTCTTGGTATCAATATATGAAGGCTTTTTATATGCGATTTTCCATGGCAAGACAAAAGCGTTATATAGCAAAAATCAGGCGAAAAAGTTTAAAGCCAGAAGAATTCTCATGTCGCGTAAAGTATTGCTCGAATTATATGGAGATGCGAGGTAG
- a CDS encoding polysaccharide deacetylase family protein, protein MLLELINYLLILTVLNVLIPTFFARLLHYNVLWKGKAEGRYVVLTFDDGPDPIYTEKVLDILDKYNVKACFFMVGEKVLKYPDVAKQVVKRGHEIGIHAFRHNLRFIINPLVTRKELLKAFDAVKRVTGVSPEYARPPWGCLNPFFYRESRRLNYKVVLWSFMSWDWGRTTADYITKRVLSRVKDGSILIFHDSGDSPGAYNGAPAMMIEALEVIIKQLKNEGYSIKPLGEVC, encoded by the coding sequence GTGCTACTGGAACTTATAAATTATCTTTTGATCCTGACAGTTTTGAATGTTTTGATACCCACTTTTTTTGCTAGACTTCTTCATTATAACGTCCTTTGGAAGGGAAAGGCTGAAGGCAGGTACGTAGTGCTGACGTTTGATGATGGTCCGGATCCTATTTATACCGAAAAAGTACTGGATATTCTTGATAAATACAATGTCAAAGCGTGCTTTTTTATGGTAGGTGAGAAGGTTTTAAAATATCCAGACGTGGCAAAACAGGTGGTAAAAAGAGGCCACGAGATAGGTATTCACGCTTTTCGACATAATTTGAGGTTTATTATTAATCCTTTGGTTACGAGAAAAGAATTGCTTAAAGCTTTTGATGCCGTGAAGCGGGTAACAGGTGTGTCTCCTGAGTATGCCAGGCCGCCTTGGGGCTGTTTGAATCCTTTTTTTTACAGAGAATCCAGGAGACTGAATTATAAAGTGGTTTTGTGGTCATTTATGAGCTGGGACTGGGGAAGGACGACGGCAGATTATATAACAAAAAGAGTTTTATCCAGGGTAAAAGATGGTTCTATACTTATATTTCACGATAGTGGTGATTCACCAGGCGCTTATAATGGCGCACCGGCGATGATGATAGAGGCTTTGGAAGTGATTATAAAACAGTTAAAAAATGAAGGTTATAGTATAAAGCCCCTTGGTGAGGTGTGTTGA